In Pelagicoccus albus, the following are encoded in one genomic region:
- a CDS encoding alpha/beta hydrolase → MSLSSPIFANPLILPLWAETPPNHQESELEETNETSGEFTLIAKVQTPTIEVRKPSPANSIRRAVVICPGGGYGFLAYDWEGVDIASYLNGQGITAIILKYRLPEDASNIEPHKTPLLDAKRALRLAKANAEAWGYDTVGIMGFSAGGHLASTLGTHFDLGDPSQEDRVEKFSSRPDFMVLLYPVISMIEGITHAGSRENLIGEAPSEDLINFYSNELQVTPETPPTFLLHSSDDETVPVANSLRFYQALLENDIETEMHLYPYGGHGYSLAIGKDRLSQWPELCARWIREVEL, encoded by the coding sequence ATGAGCCTTTCATCACCCATATTTGCTAACCCTTTGATCCTACCCCTTTGGGCCGAGACTCCGCCCAACCACCAAGAGTCAGAGCTGGAAGAGACAAACGAGACGAGTGGCGAATTCACCCTCATCGCCAAAGTACAGACACCCACCATCGAAGTGAGGAAACCGTCTCCCGCCAATTCGATCCGGCGAGCAGTCGTCATTTGTCCCGGCGGCGGTTACGGATTCCTCGCCTATGATTGGGAGGGCGTGGACATCGCGAGCTACCTGAACGGCCAAGGCATCACGGCCATCATCCTGAAATACCGCCTACCGGAAGACGCCAGCAACATAGAGCCACACAAAACACCCTTGCTAGACGCCAAACGAGCGCTGCGGCTAGCGAAAGCAAATGCAGAAGCTTGGGGCTACGACACAGTTGGGATCATGGGGTTTTCAGCAGGCGGCCATTTAGCCTCCACTTTGGGAACCCATTTCGACCTCGGAGATCCGTCTCAAGAGGATCGAGTGGAGAAATTCAGCTCTCGCCCCGACTTCATGGTTCTACTCTATCCAGTGATCTCAATGATAGAAGGCATCACCCATGCAGGTTCTAGGGAAAACCTCATTGGCGAGGCTCCAAGCGAAGACCTGATAAACTTCTACTCGAACGAATTACAAGTCACCCCCGAAACGCCACCGACTTTCTTGCTCCATTCAAGCGACGACGAAACCGTGCCCGTTGCCAATAGCCTTCGCTTTTATCAGGCCCTGCTAGAGAACGACATCGAGACCGAAATGCACTTGTATCCATATGGAGGGCACGGCTATTCACTCGCCATCGGAAAAGACCGACTATCACAATGGCCGGAGCTCTGCGCTAGGTGGATAAGAGAGGTAGAGCTTTAG
- a CDS encoding STAS/SEC14 domain-containing protein — protein MSVGTHEVKVKTWADGKVVELNVHGKLTEKDCEEFIPVIDAGVELHGQVRLLFNCEGFEGWTMGGMLEDIKFGLHHYNAIFRLAIVGDKKWEKAMATAVRPFTKADVNYYDITELELARAWLREGT, from the coding sequence ATGAGTGTTGGTACGCATGAGGTGAAAGTGAAAACTTGGGCGGATGGAAAGGTGGTCGAGCTCAATGTTCACGGAAAACTGACCGAGAAGGATTGCGAGGAATTCATCCCGGTCATCGACGCAGGAGTGGAGCTGCACGGTCAAGTTCGGCTACTCTTCAACTGCGAGGGATTCGAAGGTTGGACCATGGGTGGCATGTTGGAAGACATCAAATTTGGACTCCATCATTACAACGCGATTTTCAGACTCGCGATCGTTGGGGACAAGAAATGGGAAAAAGCCATGGCGACTGCCGTGAGGCCGTTTACCAAGGCAGATGTTAACTACTACGACATTACGGAATTAGAGCTGGCCCGGGCTTGGTTGCGCGAGGGTACTTGA